One genomic window of Psychrobacillus sp. INOP01 includes the following:
- a CDS encoding YggS family pyridoxal phosphate-dependent enzyme, translated as MTNVQQNLEQIQQRMQSACERANRKLKDVTLIAVTKEVSATRANEVIENGILHLGENRPEGLQKKLDAISNDVQWHYIGTLQTRKVKSVINHINFLHSLDRISLADEIEKRATSTKDCFVQVNVSQEESKHGLAFDEVEAFIEQLKNYERIRIIGLMTMAPNTEDETIIHDVFRRLKQLQSKIASKQIANAPCTELSMGMSGDYEIAIEEGATFIRIGTALVGKEREGIV; from the coding sequence ATGACAAACGTACAACAAAACTTAGAACAAATTCAACAACGTATGCAAAGTGCATGTGAACGAGCTAATAGAAAATTAAAAGATGTTACATTAATAGCTGTAACAAAAGAAGTTTCTGCAACTCGAGCAAACGAGGTAATTGAGAATGGTATTCTGCATTTAGGAGAAAATAGACCAGAGGGTTTACAGAAAAAGTTAGATGCCATTTCTAATGATGTGCAATGGCATTACATAGGTACTTTACAAACAAGAAAAGTTAAATCGGTTATTAACCATATAAATTTCCTACATTCATTGGATCGGATTAGTTTAGCCGATGAAATTGAGAAAAGAGCTACATCCACGAAGGATTGTTTTGTACAAGTAAATGTATCTCAAGAAGAGTCAAAACATGGGCTTGCATTTGATGAAGTGGAAGCATTCATAGAACAACTTAAAAATTATGAACGTATTCGTATAATTGGGTTGATGACAATGGCTCCAAATACGGAAGATGAAACAATCATCCATGATGTTTTTCGGAGATTGAAACAACTCCAAAGTAAAATTGCATCTAAACAAATAGCCAACGCACCTTGTACAGAACTTTCCATGGGAATGTCTGGGGATTATGAAATAGCGATAGAAGAAGGTGCTACTTTTATAAGAATCGGAACAGCATTGGTAGGAAAAGAGAGGGAGGGAATTGTATGA
- a CDS encoding cell division protein SepF yields MSMKNWMKNFFYLDEEEEASEAQQSRPQQQKSVDNNIKQQTVKSAPKERKFNTIPKDMNTSNLVSIQNVQKSSKVILIEPRVYAEAQDISEHLKSKKAVIVNLQRIDKEQGIRIIDFLSGTVYALGGDIQRIGTDIFLCAPDSVEVDGAISDYYYNDLD; encoded by the coding sequence ATGAGCATGAAAAACTGGATGAAAAATTTCTTCTACCTAGATGAAGAAGAGGAAGCATCAGAAGCGCAGCAATCAAGACCTCAGCAGCAAAAATCAGTAGATAATAATATAAAACAGCAAACAGTAAAGTCTGCACCTAAAGAACGTAAATTCAATACAATTCCTAAGGATATGAACACTTCTAATCTTGTTAGTATTCAAAACGTACAAAAGTCATCCAAGGTGATATTGATAGAGCCACGAGTGTATGCAGAAGCACAAGATATATCGGAGCACTTAAAAAGTAAAAAAGCTGTAATTGTAAATCTGCAACGTATAGATAAGGAGCAAGGAATTCGAATTATCGACTTTTTAAGTGGAACAGTGTACGCTTTAGGTGGAGACATACAAAGAATAGGTACGGATATATTCCTTTGTGCACCAGATTCTGTAGAAGTTGATGGTGCTATATCGGATTATTATTATAACGACCTAGATTAA
- a CDS encoding YggT family protein → MGLVLYLLSLGVRIYTYALIGYILMSWVPSIQQSSFGKFLGRICEPYLEPFRKIIPPLGMIDISPIVAIFVLNLAMTGIYYIANIVV, encoded by the coding sequence ATGGGATTAGTTTTATATTTATTAAGTTTGGGTGTTCGGATTTATACGTATGCATTAATAGGGTATATTTTAATGTCATGGGTACCGAGCATTCAACAATCAAGCTTCGGGAAGTTTTTAGGAAGAATATGTGAACCTTATTTAGAACCGTTTAGAAAGATTATTCCTCCACTAGGTATGATTGACATCTCACCAATCGTGGCGATTTTTGTATTAAACCTAGCAATGACGGGTATATATTATATAGCTAATATAGTTGTCTAA
- a CDS encoding RNA-binding protein produces the protein MENVLQHFRKEEQPFIEQVVSMMREVEDRYAPKLTDFLDPRQQFIVDSIRRQYGDIESSAKGALEDAERRRVLLFPSYYTPSDNDYSMKVVEVHYPTKFVTLKHKDVLGSMMSLGIDRSKFGDIRVQDGAIQFVVAFEVLDYVRANFTSIGKVKVHLAEIVNPIDYFAQQEEWITETLTVSSLRLDTVIASVFNISRQKSASLIQSGKVKVNWSEKDQVSLELQELDLLSIRGHGRVKLIMIEGRTKKDKIRLQIGRLELKS, from the coding sequence ATGGAAAATGTATTGCAACATTTTAGAAAAGAAGAACAGCCTTTTATTGAACAGGTTGTGAGTATGATGAGGGAGGTAGAGGACCGATATGCTCCTAAGTTGACGGATTTTCTAGATCCAAGGCAGCAATTTATCGTCGATTCGATCCGTCGGCAATATGGAGATATTGAATCTAGTGCTAAAGGTGCCCTAGAAGATGCGGAGAGAAGAAGAGTTCTGCTGTTTCCTTCTTACTATACTCCTTCAGATAACGATTACTCAATGAAGGTAGTAGAAGTCCATTATCCTACTAAATTCGTAACGTTAAAGCACAAGGATGTTCTTGGTTCGATGATGTCACTTGGAATTGATCGTAGTAAATTTGGAGATATACGAGTACAGGATGGTGCCATTCAATTCGTTGTTGCCTTTGAGGTATTGGATTATGTTCGAGCTAACTTTACATCCATTGGGAAAGTGAAAGTTCATCTGGCAGAAATAGTTAATCCAATCGATTATTTTGCACAACAGGAGGAATGGATAACTGAGACTTTAACGGTTAGTTCCCTGCGATTAGACACGGTGATTGCCTCGGTTTTTAATATTTCTCGTCAAAAATCAGCGTCCCTAATTCAAAGTGGAAAGGTCAAAGTGAACTGGTCAGAAAAGGATCAGGTATCTCTTGAGTTACAAGAATTAGATTTACTTTCTATAAGAGGACATGGAAGAGTAAAATTAATAATGATTGAAGGAAGAACAAAGAAAGATAAAATTCGACTACAAATAGGTAGGTTAGAACTAAAAAGTTAA
- a CDS encoding DivIVA domain-containing protein has protein sequence MPLTPLDIHNKEFGKGFRGYNEDEVNEFLDQIMKDLEILMKEKKELETKLKTSSEKVGHFTSIEETLHKSIVVAQEAAEEVRRNSQKEAKLIVKEAEKNADRIVNEALTKARRIALEIEDLKKQSKVFRNRFKMLVEAQLDLINTDDWNHLMEYDVDTEAIDRISVPED, from the coding sequence ATGCCACTAACACCACTTGATATACATAACAAGGAATTTGGTAAAGGATTTAGAGGATACAATGAAGACGAAGTAAATGAATTCCTTGATCAAATAATGAAAGACCTTGAAATTTTGATGAAAGAAAAAAAGGAATTAGAAACCAAGCTTAAAACTTCAAGCGAAAAGGTTGGTCATTTTACTTCGATTGAAGAAACACTACATAAGTCAATTGTCGTTGCTCAAGAGGCAGCAGAAGAGGTCCGTCGAAATTCACAAAAAGAAGCTAAGCTGATTGTGAAAGAGGCAGAGAAAAATGCTGACCGAATTGTCAATGAAGCTCTAACAAAAGCTAGAAGGATTGCATTGGAAATCGAGGACTTGAAAAAACAATCAAAAGTTTTCAGAAATCGTTTTAAAATGTTAGTCGAAGCCCAATTAGACTTGATCAATACAGATGACTGGAATCATTTAATGGAATATGATGTGGATACA